A section of the Bacillota bacterium genome encodes:
- the tsaD gene encoding tRNA (adenosine(37)-N6)-threonylcarbamoyltransferase complex transferase subunit TsaD codes for MKDIIILGIETSCDETSASVVKNGREILSNIISSQISIHRKYGGVVPEIASRKHVELIIPVIDEAVKEAGIAINQVDVIGVTYGPGLVGTLLVGISAAKALALALNKPLIGVHHIEGHIAANYLEYRELEPPFICLVVSGGHSHIVYVESYINFKVIGKTRDDAAGEAFDKVARAIGLGYPGGPLIDKMAKHGNKNAINFPRAHFNDSSLDFSFSGLKTAVINYINNNQNQKDKKLSLEDIAASFQQAVIDMLVSNTLIAAERKNMKKIALAGGVASNSSLREEIVKLAKEKGMEVYYPRPVLCTDNAAMIACAAYYGYLNGIISDFSLNAVPGLRLGEK; via the coding sequence TTGAAAGATATAATTATACTTGGAATAGAGACAAGTTGTGATGAAACATCTGCCTCGGTGGTGAAAAACGGAAGGGAAATATTGTCAAATATAATTTCATCACAGATTTCCATCCACCGGAAATATGGAGGAGTTGTACCGGAAATAGCATCCAGAAAACATGTCGAGCTTATAATTCCGGTAATAGATGAGGCAGTTAAAGAGGCAGGAATTGCTATTAATCAAGTGGATGTAATTGGGGTTACGTATGGCCCAGGGCTTGTAGGAACTTTGCTGGTAGGCATTTCAGCAGCCAAGGCGCTGGCTTTGGCCCTGAACAAACCCTTGATAGGAGTCCACCATATTGAAGGCCATATTGCGGCAAATTATCTTGAATACAGGGAACTGGAACCTCCTTTTATATGTCTGGTTGTATCAGGAGGGCATAGCCATATTGTTTATGTTGAAAGTTATATTAATTTTAAAGTAATAGGAAAGACAAGAGATGATGCAGCGGGAGAAGCCTTTGACAAGGTAGCAAGGGCAATAGGGCTTGGATATCCGGGGGGACCGCTGATAGATAAAATGGCAAAGCATGGTAACAAAAACGCTATCAATTTTCCAAGGGCACATTTTAACGACAGCAGTCTTGATTTTAGTTTTAGCGGATTGAAAACTGCAGTAATAAATTATATAAATAATAATCAAAACCAAAAGGATAAAAAGCTATCTTTAGAGGATATAGCTGCAAGTTTTCAACAGGCTGTAATAGATATGCTGGTAAGTAATACTCTTATAGCTGCAGAGCGGAAAAATATGAAAAAGATTGCATTGGCCGGGGGAGTAGCTTCAAACTCTTCTTTAAGGGAAGAAATAGTGAAATTAGCAAAAGAAAAGGGCATGGAGGTTTATTATCCAAGGCCGGTATTATGTACTGACAATGCAGCCATGATAGCGTGTGCAGCATATTATGGGTATTTGAACGGGATTATCTCCGATTTTTCTTTAAATGCCGTGCCGGGTTTGAGACTTGGAGAAAAGTAG